From the Opitutia bacterium genome, the window GCGGTCGTCACGATCAGCGCCACGAAGACCGGCACGACCGGCAGGTGCGTGAGCACGACGACGGAAACGCACGCGAGGATGGTGATGAGCGTGAAGACATGCAGTTTGTCGTGGCGGTCCGAGAGGCGCCCGAACCACGGCATCGTGAAAAACGTGAACGCGCCGCCGGCGAGATAGACGAGCGGGAGTTGCGCCTCGGTCAGGCCGACGTTGGTGACCATCGACGGAGCCATGAACGGAATGACGCAGCCGCCGGCGAAGACGAGCGCCGCCGAGAGCGCGAAGCCGCGCAGGTGGATCGGATGCGTGCAAATCTCGCGCATTTGCCGCCAGGGATTTTGGTCGACGGGATGCGGCGGCAGGGCGGGCAGGGCGCGCCAGCCGATCACGCCGATGATGAGGCTCATCGCGGCGAGCAGAAAGAACGGCGCGTGCCACTCGAAGTAGCCCGCGAGCGCGAGGCCAGTTGGCACACCCAGCACGGAGGCGATGGGAAAGGACGTCATCACCACGCCCATTGCCGCGCCGCGCCGTTCGGGCGGCACGACGTCGCTCACGGCGGCAGTCACGACGGAGCCGGCCAAGCCGCCGAAGGCACCGGCGGCGAAGCGTGCGATGAGGAGGAAATGGTAGGTCGGCGCGAGCGCGCAGGCCAACGTGGAGAGGCCGAAGCCCGAGTAGAGGAAGAGCAGGGCGCGTTTCCGGTCGTAGCGATCCAGCAGGAAGCCACCGATGAAACCCGTGCCCGCGGCGGCCAGCGAGTAGGCCGCGACCAGGCGGCTGAATTGCCCCGGGCTGATGTCGAAGACGCGCATCAGATGCGAGCCGAGCGGCATCAGGATCATGTAATCCATCACGTGCGTGAATTGCACGGCTGCCAACGTGAAGAGCAGCAGGCGCTCGTGGATGCGAGGAGTTCCGGACATGGAGCGGCGCAGCGTCCTCAGAAACTCTCGCGGCGCAACTCAGCTTTCTGTTCTGCCCGGTGTCCGAAAGGGCGGGGTCGTGTGCGCGAGCGCGGATTGCATCGGACCGACGACCGCATGCGCGGCGTCGGTGAAGAGCTTCGCGCCCTTGGTGTGATGGTGGCGGTAGTGGCGGATCAGGGCGATCTCGCGCATGGGCACCTTGCCGGAGAATTTGCGGTAAACGAGGCCGGCGGGATCGGTGGCGGTGCGCGCGCTGCGGGGCAACACGCTGATGCCGACACCGAGGGCGGTGAGCGCTTTGGCCGTGGAAAGCTGGGCGACGCGGTGCAGCACGCGCGGCTCGAAATCGTGGTCGCCGAGCAGGCGTTGGACTTGCGTGGCGGTCGAGGAGCCGGTGCCGAGCATGATGAAATCCTGGTCGCGCAAGTCTTCGAGCGTGACGTTGGGCGCGGTTGCGAGCGGATGATCGGCTGCGGTCGCGAGGAGCAGCGGTTCCGAGAAAAGCACGGAGGTTTCGATGCGGGGCTCGTTGACGGGCAGGGAGACGACGCCCAGCTCCAAGTCGCCGTCCAGCACCGCTTGAACCACGGTGGGGCGGAAGTCCTCGCGGGTTTGGAGGTGGAGTTTGACCTCGTTTGCCCGGCAGTAAGCCAGAACGGCTGGCAGGAAGAAGTGGGCGACGGTGGGAATCACTCCGACCGAGACGCGGTGGCCTTGGGCGGGATCCTCCTTCAACTCGCGGACAGCATCGTCGGCTTCGGCGATGATTCGGTGGGCTCTTTCGAGGAGAAGTTCGCCGGCGGGGGTCAGGCTGACTTTGCGGCCCAGACGATGGAAAAGAGTCTGACCGAGCTCTTCTTCGAGATTTAAAATCTGCTGACTGAGAGATGGTTGTGAAATAAAGCTACGGCTGGCCGCTTTGGTGAAGTTGCCCGTCTCGGCGACGGCGACGAAGTAGCGGAGTTGGTAGATTTCCATCGGATAAAACTATAGGAGGCATAGAAATGAAGTATTTCTCCTATTGCAAGGGTTGCCGTATTATCTCCTCAGCAAAACAAGCAACCCATCCACGAAACAGAAAGGTTCACCCACATGAACGCCAAGAATCTCCTCCAGTCCGCCGCCCTCACCGCCACCCTCGCCGCCGTCTTCGCGGAACTCGCGAAGGTGAACACCGACCTCCCGCTGATCGGTCTGATCATCGGTTACGTCGCGGCGATCGGTATCCTGGCCTGTGCGGCCTTCGACGGTGCGAAGCGCACCTCCTAAAGAGTTTCAGCCGAAAGCATAGTGTGCAAATGAGGCCCGGGTTAGGGGTAGCCCGGGCCTCTTCTTTTTCCCTCCACGCGGGGCCGGTCCATGGACCGGCCCTTTTCTTTTGCCCCAATCGTGCCAATCTGGGGTCCGATAAACAAAACCGCCGGGGCATGACGCTTTTCAGGAAACAACCACCCATGGAGGCAAATTGTGCATCCACATCCTGGAAAGACTGGTTCGAAGCTTACGGGCCGAAGCTGCTGCTCTGCGCGCGGCAGTGGACCCGTT encodes:
- a CDS encoding LysR family transcriptional regulator, which gives rise to MEIYQLRYFVAVAETGNFTKAASRSFISQPSLSQQILNLEEELGQTLFHRLGRKVSLTPAGELLLERAHRIIAEADDAVRELKEDPAQGHRVSVGVIPTVAHFFLPAVLAYCRANEVKLHLQTREDFRPTVVQAVLDGDLELGVVSLPVNEPRIETSVLFSEPLLLATAADHPLATAPNVTLEDLRDQDFIMLGTGSSTATQVQRLLGDHDFEPRVLHRVAQLSTAKALTALGVGISVLPRSARTATDPAGLVYRKFSGKVPMREIALIRHYRHHHTKGAKLFTDAAHAVVGPMQSALAHTTPPFRTPGRTES
- a CDS encoding MFS transporter; this translates as MSGTPRIHERLLLFTLAAVQFTHVMDYMILMPLGSHLMRVFDISPGQFSRLVAAYSLAAAGTGFIGGFLLDRYDRKRALLFLYSGFGLSTLACALAPTYHFLLIARFAAGAFGGLAGSVVTAAVSDVVPPERRGAAMGVVMTSFPIASVLGVPTGLALAGYFEWHAPFFLLAAMSLIIGVIGWRALPALPPHPVDQNPWRQMREICTHPIHLRGFALSAALVFAGGCVIPFMAPSMVTNVGLTEAQLPLVYLAGGAFTFFTMPWFGRLSDRHDKLHVFTLITILACVSVVVLTHLPVVPVFVALIVTTAFMIGMSGRFPPAMALITNSVEARYRGGFMSVNSAIQQGGSALANSIAGIFITREAVSGRLEGYPRVGYLAVLAFVAAIYLAARLRAAAPHAARPHTATRAA